In Bradyrhizobium symbiodeficiens, the genomic stretch GCGCTCGGTCGCCTCCAGGCTCGCCCCTTCAGGCAGATCGACCACGACGGCGATCTCCGACTTGTTGTCGAACGGCAGCAGCTTGACCGTCACCGATTTGGTCGCGAACAGCGTCATCGACAGTAGCGTTGCAATGCCGACGCCGAGCAGGAAGATCCAGGCCGAGCGCTTGCTCCTGACGATCGGCGTGGCGAAGCGCCGGTAGATCCGGCCGAGCCGACCCTCATCGTGCGAAGCATGAGCAGCCGCCATCTCGCCCTTCGGCGCGAGCTTGAGCATCAGCCAGGGCGCCACCACCATGGCGACGAAGAACGAGAACAGCATGGCAGCCGACGCGTTGGCCGGGATCGGTGCCATATAGGGGCCCATCAGGCCCGACACGAACAGCATCGGCAGCAGCGCCGCGACCACAGTGAGCGTCGCAACGATGGTGGGATTGCCGACCTCCGCCACCGCCTCGATGGTCGCCTGCAGGCGCGGCCGGCCGTCGCGCATGCCCCAGTGCCGCGCGATGTTCTCGACCACGACGATGGCGTCGTCGACGAGAATGCCGATGGAGAAGATCAGCGCGAACAGGCTGACGCGGTTGATGGTGTAGCCCATCAGATTGGCGGCGAACATCGTCAGCAGGATCGTCGTGGGAATCACGACGAAGGTCACCAGAGCCTCGCGCCAGCCGATCGCGACCGCGATCAGGATGACAATCGAGACCGTCGCGAGAGCGAGGTGAAACAGCAGCTCGTTGGCCTTCTCGTTGGCAGTCTCGCCGTAATCGCGCGTCACCGTCACCTGGACGTCATCGGGGATGAGTCGCCCCTTCAGTCCCTGCAGGCGATGGTCGATGTCGGCCGAGACCACAACCGCGTTGGCGCCGGCGCGCTTGGCGAGCGCGAGGCTGACCGCGGGCACCCGCGACCACTGCCCCTTGGCATCGCGCGCATCGTTCCAGACGCGGTGCTCGAGCGTATTCGGCCCGACGACGACGGAGGCCACGTCCTTGACGTAGACCGGCCGTCCGTCGCGGGTCGAGATCAGGAGGAGGCCGATGTCGGGGATGCCCGACAACGTCTGGCCGGCCGCGACATTGCGCACGATGCCGGCATCGCGGACCTGGCCCGCCAGGAATGAGCGGTTGGCATCCTTCACCTTGGCGACGAGCTGCTGCAGCGTAACGCCGAACAGCGACAGCTTTTCCGGATCGGGTTCGACCCGGATCTGCTGGGCCGCGCCGCCGGAAATGTAGGTCAGACCGATATTGTCGACCTTCATCAACTCCGAGCGCAGCTTGTCCGCGAGTTCGAACAGATCCTTGTCGGTCCAGCGCTCGGCGGCCTCCGGCTTCGGCGACAGCGTCAAGACCGTCACCGCAACGTCATTGATGCCGCGGCCGACGATCGAAGGCTCGGGGATCCCGACTGGAATGCGATCGAGATTGGCGCGGATTTTCTCGTGGACGCGGAGGATCGCATCCTCCGCCTTCGTTCCGACCAGAAACCGCGCGGTGACCATCACGCGGTCGTCCTCGGTCTGGCTGTAGACGTGCTCGATGCCGTCGATGCCCTTGACGATCGCTTCCAGCGGCTTGGTGACGAGCTCGACCGCGTCGGGTCCGCGCAAGCCATCGGCGTTGACGCGAATGTCGACCATCGGCACGGAGATCTGCGGCTCCTCCTCGCGCGGAATCACGACCACAGCGATGAGGCCGACGACGAGCGATGCAAGCAGGAACAATGGCGTCAGCGGCGAGCCGATCGTCGCCTTGGTCAGCCGGCCTGAGAGTCCGAGATTCACGGCCGCACCAACTGGTCGCCGGTACGGATGCCGGACAGGATTTCAAGTCCATCGGGAAGCGCGGGCGTCGGCAGCTCGCGGCCGCGCTGCACCGGCACGTCGACCACTCCGCCGGACTTTTGAAGCTGGACGTAGTCGATGCCGAACCGGGTCTTCACGTAGCCTGCCGGAATCACGAAAGCCGACCGCTTGCCGCCGGAGATCCACACGCGCAGCCGATCGCCGACGAAATATTCGCCGAGTCCCTCGACGGTCGCGTCCGCAATGACCCGCCCCTCCTCGATCTGCGGATAGACGAGATCGACGACGCCCCATCTGCCGGCTTCGCCACCAAGCTCCGCACCATCGACGCGGACCTTGTCGCCGGCCTTGAGAGAGCGCGCATGGCGCTCGGGCACCCGCAACCGCAGCTTGAAGTTCTGCTGCGCGACGGTAACGATGGGATCACCGGGCAATACGACGGAACCAACCGTGATAAGCCTCTTCAGCACACGTCCCCCTGCCGGTGCCAGCACCTGACCCTGGTTGAGCTGCTCGTTGATGACGGCACGCTCTGCGGTCTTGGCGCGCAGGCCGTTCTCCGCCACGTTCAGCGCCGTCCTCTGCTCGTCGAGCTTGACGCGCGGCAGAATGCCACGCTCAACCAAACCCTCGATTCGCGTGAAATCGACTTGCGCCTGGCTGGCCTGCGCCTGCAGCGCCTCCATCTGCGCATCCAACGACTTCATCTGCAGGCCGAGCTTCTCATCGCCGATCGTGGCAATCGCCTGACCGGCGGTTACGCGATCCCCTTCCCTGACGTGGAGCTGGACTACGGTCCCACCAATGCGCCCGCGCGCGGGTACGACGCTGATGCTTTCCACCGTGGCAAAGACGGCCTTTTCGTCGGCCACCGGATGCTGCGTCACGGTGAGCGTCTCTGCACGCGCAACGCCTGCACCCAGGCCGGCGGCCAAGACAACCAAAACTCCTATGAGCCGCATGGGGCGTATCCGTGTAAGCATGAAACCATCACACCGCACTCGTGGGTGTCCTCTGTATTTGATCAGCATCATCGAAGCGGACGTTGATCTCGCTCAACGCGCCCCGCTCGGGGCGCTCATAAAGTGCGCTTCGTCCGTATGGACTTCGGTGCGCAATAGACCTGATAGAGCGTCTTCAGGATCTCGCGCGCCGGCTCGCTCGCGATCGAATAGAAGATCGTTTGCGCGTCTCGCCGTGCCGACACCAGGCCGTCCTTGCGAAGGAGCGCAAGATGCTGGGAGACTGTGGAATCGCGCAGGCCCAGGAATTCGGCCAGCTCGCCGACGGAATGCTCGCCGTCGATCAGCTGGCAGATGATCAAGAGACGGTGGCGGTTGGAGAGTGCCTTCAAGAGGTCGCTCGCCTGGTCGGCCGCCTGCTCCATCATGTCACCATCTATTTTCATACTTGTGTATATACGAATATGTGAATATATAGTCAAGCAGCAAGACGGCCGGAGTAAACCGGCGGAGCGGTGAAACCCCAACGGAGGTAACTATGGCGGAGATTGTCGTAATCGGAGCCGGTCTGAGCGGAACGCTGATGGCCTATGAATTGCTGCCGCAGCTGAGAAAGGACGATCGCCTCAGCGTCATCTCGCAAGGCGCCGTCTATCACTTCGTCCCATCGAACCCCTGGGTCGCAGTCGGCTGGCGCAAGCGCGAAGATATCGAGATTGATCTCGCGGACATCATGAAGCGCAAGGGAGTGCGGCTGCTGACGCAGGGCGCAAAGCGCGTCCACCCCGAGGAGAACCGTATCGAGCTCGGCGACGGCACGTCGATCGACTATGATTATCTGGTCGTCGCGACCGGCCCCGAGCTGGCGTTCGACGAGATTCCCGGCCTCGGCCCGCAGGGCCATACACAGTCGATCTGCCACGTCGATCACGCGACGCATGCGAAAGACGCGTTCGAGAAGCTTGCGGCGAACCCCGGCCCCGTCGTGATCGGCGCCGTTCAGGGCGCCTCCTGCTTCGGGCCGGCCTACGAGTTCCTCTTCATCCTGGAAACGGAGCTGCGCCGGCGCAAGCTGCGCGACCGGGTGCCGATGACGTTCGTCACCTCGGAGCCGTATATCGGCCATCTCGGCCTTGACGGCGTCGGGGACACCAAGGGTCTCCTGGAAAGCGAGATGCGCGAGAAGCACATCAAGTGGATCACCAATGCCCGCGTCGACAATGTCGCACCCGGCTTGATGACGGTGGAGGAGTTTTCCGACAACGGCACGTCCCGCAAGGCCCACGAGCTGCCATTCGTCTATTCGATGATGTTGCCCGCCTTTCGCGGCGTCGAGGCGGTGCGCGGCATCGAGAAACTGACCAATCCGCGCGGCTTCGTCATCGTCGACGAGCATCAGCAGAATCCCGCCTTCCCCAACGTGTTTGCGGTCGGCGTCTGCGTCGCGATCGCGCCGGTCGGCGCCACACCGGTGCCGGTTGGCGTCCCCAAGACCGGCTTCATGATCGAATCCATGGTGACGGCGACCGCGATGAACATCGGCGCCCTGCTCCGCGGCAAGGCGCCGACGGCGCAGCCGACCTGGAACGCGATCTGCCTCGCCGACTTCGGCGATTCCGGCGTCGCCTTCCTCGCGCAGCCGCAGATCCCGCCGCGCAACGTCAACTGGTCCTCCAAGGGCGAATGGGTGCACCTCGCCAAGGTTGCCTTCGAGAAATACTTCCTGCGCAAGATGCGGCGCGGCGAGAGCGAGCCGTTCTACGAGCGCTTCCTGCTCGACAGGCTGAACATCGCCAAGATCAAGGAGGTCCGAACCGGCACATGAGCACGACACGCCAGATCGTCTGCGGACATTGCGGGCGCATCAATCGCCTGCCGCCCGAACGCACACCGCAAGGTGCGCGCTGCGGAGCCTGTCACCAACCGATGTTCGCAGGCCAGCCGATCGAGGTGGACGAAGCAGCCTTCGACCGCCATGTCGCCAGAAGCGACATTCCCGTGCTGATCGACGTCTGGGCGCCATGGTGCGGACCCTGCCGCGCCATGGCACCGATGTTCGAGCGCGCGGCGCAAGCGCTCGAACCCGGCGTGCGGCTGTTGAAGCTGAATTCAGACAATGCACCCGCATTGTCGTCGCGGCTCAACATCAGCGGCATTCCGACGCTGCTGCTGATGCACGGCGGCCGCGAGATCGCTCGCCATTCCGGCGCGATGGATACGCGCAGCATCGTCGCCTGGACTGAAACCAAACTGACCCGTTCGTAACGTCACCACCCCAAAAAGGAGCCTACCATGAATGTCGACAAAGCCGTTCTCGCGTTTGCGGGATTCGTCGTCCTGCTCGGTCTCGCACTGGGCACCTATGTGAATGCGTATTGGTATCTGCTGACGGCGTTCGCCGGACTGAACATGTTGCAGGCTTCGTTCACAGGCTTCTGCCCGGCGGCGATCGTCTTCAGGAAGCTGGGCCTGAGCAGCGGCTGCGCGTTCTCCTGAACGCAACTCAGATGCAGTCAGTGATGCGGGGGAATTTGCCATGACCGACGACACCTTCATCGAGGGGCCTCTCTACGAGAAGCGCAGGAAGGTCTATCCGCAATCGGTCCACGGGCCGTTCCGCCGCATCAAATGGGCGATCCTGTGCGTCACGCTCGGGGTCTATTATCTCCTGCCGTTCGTACGCTGGAATCGCGGACCCGGCCTGCCCGACCAGGCGGTGCTGATCGACCTGCCGCATCGCCGCTTCTACTTCTTCTTCATCGAGCTGTGGCCGCAAGAGGTGTATTACTTCACCGGCCTGCTCATCCTCGCGGCGATGATGCTGTTCCTGATGAACGCAGTCGCGGGGCGGCTGTGGTGCGGCTATCTGTGCCCGCAGACGGTGTGGACTGATCTGTTCTACGCCGTCGAGCGCTGGGTCGAGGGCGATCGCCGCGAGCGCATGCAGGGCGACAAGCGCTACTGGACCTTCGACCACATCCGAAAGGTCGCACTCAAACACTTCCTCTGGATCATGATCGCCTGGTGGACCGGCGGCGCCTGGGTGCTGTATTTCGACGACGCGCCGACGCTGGTGAAGGAGCTCGCCACCTTCCAGGCCCCGTTCACGGCCTATCTCTGGATCGGCATCCTGACCGCGACGACCTATGTCTTCGCCGGCCACGCCCGCGAGCAGATGTGCATCTACATGTGCCCGTGGCCGCGCATCCAGGCGGCATTGACCGACGAATGGGCGCTCAACGTCACCTATCGCCGCGACCGCGGCGAGCCGCGCATGTCGGTGAAGAAGGCGGAAGCCGCCCGCGCCCACGGCGATTTCGCCGGCGATTGCGTCGACTGCCACCAGTGCATCAATGTCTGCCCGACCGGCGTCGACATCCGCCACGGCATCCAGCTCGGCTGCATCCAGTGCGGCCTGTGCATCGACGCCTGCGACAACGTGATGAGCGAGATCGGCCGGCCCAAAGGCCTGATCGGCTACGACACCGACATCAACATGCAACGCCGGCGCGAGGGCAAGCCGCCGATCTATCGCATCATCCGCGCGCGCACGTTGGTCTATACCGCAGCCATTGCCATCGTCGGCACCATCATGGTCTACACCCTCGCCACCCGCGCGACGATGGACGTCAACGTGCTGCACGAGCGCAATCCGCTGTTCGTTCAGCTCTCGGATGGCGGGGTCCGCAACGATTACACCGTCCGCATCCTCAACAAGGGCGCGGAAAGATCTTTCGCGCTCAAGGTCTCAGGCCTGCCGGGCGCCACGGTTCGCGTCGCCGGCGTCGAGCCGGGTCCCGACGGCAACCCGGTCGTTCAAGTTGGACAGGATCAGACCCGCGAGGTCCGGATGTCGGTGCAGGTTTCGCCCGACCGCGTGCCCAGGGCGGCGATCGATATCGGAGTTGAAATCACCGACGTCGGCAGCGGAGAGCGCGCCGAGGCGCGCGATCATTTCGTGCCGAAGGAGTGAAAGTCGATGCTGCGGAGCAATCGTCTCAAGCCATGAGACGTTGCAGCCTCGACTGCGCGCGCGGGGCCATGATGATATCAGGCGCGAGCTGGACCGAACTGTCGCCGACGAGCTCTTCCGTCACGACGTTGAACCGAACCAGTTCCGCCTGGCCGAACGCCGTCGAGATCGCGACGTCGGCGGCGTCGCGGCCGCGAGCAATGACGATCCGGCCGACGCGTGGATGGTTGTGGCGCGCGTCAAACGTGTACCAACGACCACCGATATAGGCCTCGAACCAGGCGCTGAAATCCATCGGTGCCGGGTCGGGAGGCACCCCGATATCGCCGAGATAGCCGGTGCAATAACGCGCCGGAATGTTCATGCAACGGCACAACGTCACGGCCAGATGGGCGAAGTCCCTGCATACGCCGATGCGCTCGGCATGACCTTCGGACGCCGTGCGGTCACCGCGTGCAAACTGATAGCCGAATTTGATGCGGGCGTGGACATAGTCGCAAATCGCCTGCACGCGCTGTCCACCGCCTTCTATCGAGCCGAAGGTAGACCAGGCCAGATCCGCCAGTTTCTGGGTGTCGCAATAGCGGCTGCCCAGCAGATACACCAGCGCGTCGTCGGGCAGGTCCTGGAGCTGAACCTGAGCTGCGAACGGCGCCGCCGGCTCGGGAACGCCGGAATCTTCGATCACGAAGTCGTTGCGGATCTCGATCAGACCGCTTGGCGCGACCAGGCGGGTGCAGACGTTACCGAAGGCATCGAGATAGTCCCTGGTGCCAACACCGGGCGTGGTCTGGATGGCGTGCGGGGACAAGAGATCGCCGTGCCGGGACGGATGCACGCTCAGCATCAGGATCATCGGGACGTCTTGAAGGCATTTGAACGCAATGTCGTAGCCGGCGCGAATCTTCAAGATCGTCTCCTCGGAGTCGTCGTTGACCTCGAACGCAAACACCTGCCCCGGCGTATTCGTTCCGCGTCTTCGGCTGCAGCGCTGCTGAAATGAAGGGCAATTGTGCCTGTCGCCCCCTCTCCTCCGCCGTACCCTTCGAATCCCTGCTTGGACCGGGGACGAAAGCAGGATCATATAGCCGCGGGCCAGAAGCGAGCACATGACAACCTACGCCGTCCACCACAGAACGATCTACCGCTACCGTAAGCCGGTGAAGCTCGGGCAGCACCAGCTGCTATTCCGGCCACGCGACAGCTATGACCAGCGCCTGCTCGACTGCCGGCTCGTCATCCGGCCCGAACCCGCCGAAGTCCGCTGGATTCACGACGTCTCGGGCAATTGCCTCACCCTGGTCGACTTCGACACCGTGAGCGACCAGCTCCAGTTCGACACCACCATCGAGCTCGACCATACGCCGGAAAACACCCCGGACTTCCGAATCGAGGACTATGCCCGCGAGCATCCGTTCGCCTATGCCGACAGCGAGCTGCCCGATCTCGAACCCTATATGCGTCGCCATCATCCCGACGACGGCGCGGTGGAGGAGTGGCTGGCCAAATTCGTGGCAGCGGACGGCCGGCGGCCCACGGGCCAATTGTTGATGACGCTCAACGAGGCCATTGCCGAAGGCTTCTCCTACCAGCGCCGGACGATGCGGGGAACACAGACGCCTGCGGAGACGCTCGAGCTGCAGCAGGGGACATGCCGCGACTTCGCGCTGCTGATGATGGAGGCGGCACGCGCGCTCGGCTTCGCCGCCCGCTTCATCACCGGCTATGTCTACGTTGCCGATCGCGACGGGCCGGTGCGGCTCGGCGGCGGCTCGACCCACGCATGGTGCTCGATCTACGTGCCCGGCTCGGGCTGGGTGGAGTTCGATCCGACCAACGGCATCGTCGGCAATCGCGACCTGATCCGGGTCGGCGTCGCCCGGACGCCTGAGCAGGCCATCCCGCTCTGCGGCTCCTATTGGGGGGAACCCGAGGACGATCTCGGCATGGAAGTCTCGGTAAACGTGAAGACCGGGCTGACGTCTCCGGCCGACCAGCCGGCGGCGCTATCGTCAACGCGACGTTAACAATTTCGCGCAAATTGACGTGGCCCCCGAACGGCATTTTCCATCCTATGCGCTAGCATGCTCCACATAACTCGGGCTCGGCCCGTGTGAACGGGGACGAGGGACGTGGTCGACATCGCGCAGCAGGCAGCGATCCATCCGGCACCGGCGGCGGATGCCACGACGGCGCGCGTGCCGCTCATTGCGATCGACCCCGGTCAGTGGCGCGCACTCGCGCAGCGGGCGATCGAGCCGAACGGATATTATCTACCCGGCTGGGAGCTCGCCGTCAGCGCCACCGCGCGGGGCCGCACCGAAGCCTCGGCATTGCCCGCATTCGACGGCTCTTCGACGCGATTGATCGGGCTGATGCCGGTGATCCCGCTATGGCGCGCCGTGAAGATTCCCCTGCCCGCGCTGGTGAGCGCGCATCCCTACGGCACGCTTTGCAGCCCGCTGATCGACCGCGATGCCCCGATCGAGGCGGCCACGCGACTGTTGCAGCAGGCGCGCGAGGCCGGCGCGCATGCACTAGTGCTCAATGACGTCGCGCTCGACGGTGCCGCGATGACTGCGTTGAAGCAGGTCCTGGACCGCGACGGCCTGAAGCCGCGCGTGCTGTCCTCCTACGTCCGCGCCAGCCTCGATGCGACGCAGGATGACGAAACGCTGCTACGCGAGGCGCTCGGCACCAAGAAGCTCAAGGAGCTGCGCCGACAACGCCATCGCCTCGAAGAGCACGGCCCCGTTTCATTCGACGTCGCACGCCGGCCTGACGAGATCGGGCCCGCACTCGAGACATTCCTGCAGCTCGAAGCCAGCGGCTGGAAGGGCAAGCGCGGCACCTCACTGGTCCAGCATGCGGGCGATGCGACTTTCATTCGCCGCGCCGTGCCGACCCTGGCCGAGACCGCGCAATGCGAGATCATCATGCTTCGCGCCGGGACGACACCGATTGCCGCCGGCATCGTGCTGCGTCATCAGGACCGCGCGTTCTTCTTCAAGCTCGGCATCGACGAGCGCTTTGCGAAATATTCCCCGGGCGTGCAGCTCACCCTCGAGCTGACGCGCCATCTCTGCGCCGATCCCGCCATCGCCAGCGCGGACTCCACCGCGAGCGCCGACCATCCCATGATCAACCCGATCTGGCGCGGGCGCTTCGCGATCGGCGACGTGCTGATCCCGCTGCGGCGACACGATCCGGTCGTCGCGCTCATTCATGGAGCGCTGCTCGGCCTCAACGCCGCGCATGAGGCTGCGCGACGTGTGGTCCGCCGGCTCCGCAAACCAGCGAAGACTACTCCGCCGCCTGCGCGTTGATCTCCGCCGAAACCTGGCGGATGGCGCGCGCCAGCAGGTTCGGGTCCTGCGCGCCGGAGACGGCGTATTTCTGTGCAAAGACATAGGTCGGCACGCCGGAGATGCCCTTCTCGGCGGCCTCCTGCGCGTCCGCGGAGACGCGCGCGACGTCCTCGTCGGTGGCAAGGCGCTTGCGCACGTCGTCGGCGTCGAGGCCGACATCGGCCGCCGCCTGCACCAGCACGTTCACATCGGTGAGATCGCCGCCGTCGCGGAAATACAGCTCCATCAGGCGCTGCTTCATCTCGGGCGCCTTGCCGATCGCTTCCGCCCACAGGATCAGGCAATGGCAGTCGGTGGTGTTGGGCTGGCGCGCCACCAGCTCGGGCTTGTAGAGAAGGCCCTCCTCGCTCGCGGCCGCGACGACGCGCCCCGCAATGCCCTTGTAGGCCTCGACCGAGCCGAATTTCTGCGTGAGATAGGCCTCGCGGCTGATGCCCTCGCGCGGCACCCAGGGATTGAGAAAGAACGGGCGGAAATTGAGCTTGACCGGGACATCCGGCACGAGCGCCAGCGCGCTCTCGATCCGGTGCTTGCCGATATAGCACCAGGGGCACACCACGTCGGAGACGACGTCGATCTGGAGCGGTTTCAGCGTGCTCATGTCAGGCGCCTCCTTCGGGCGATAAGGGTTCGTCGGAAGATAAGCCGAACCCGCCCCGAGGCAAGGGCGCTAGATCATGGCTGCTGCCATCTGCCTGAGCCGCTCGGCGGTGCGCTCGTCGGCCGGGAAGAAGGTTTCCAGCGCCAGCTCGGACAGGGTGATGTCGACCGGCGTGCCGAATACCATGGTGGTGGAGAAGAAGCTCAGGATCTCGCCGCCGTGTCGCAGCTTGAACGGGATCGCGACATTGTCGCTCGACAGCGGCCCCGCGCGCGCCGGAATCGGATAGCTCTTGAGGTCGGTGTAGAGCTTGATCAGCTCAGGATCGGCCGTCACCTCGCATTGCCGGTGCAGACGCTCCAAGAGATGCCCGCACCACTCCGCGAGATTGACGGTGCGCGGCGCCAGCGCCTCCGGATGAAAGGCGAGCCTGAGCACGTTGAGGGGCTGGCCGAGCAGATGCTGCGGAATGCCGGCGAGCAGCGGCGCCACCATCCGGTTGGCGGAGACCAGGTTCCAGTGCCGGTCCACCGCGAGCGCGGGATTCGGCTCATGTGCTTTGAGCACGAGGTCGATCGCCTGGCGGGCTGATTTCAACGCGGGATCCTCCAGCTGGCGCTGCGGAAACGCCGGCGCGTAGCCGGCCGCGACCAGCAGCACGTTGCGTTCGCGCAAGGGCACGTCGAGACGCTCGGCGAGCCGCAGCACCATGTCGCGCGACGGCGCGGCGCGGCCGGTCTCGACGAAGCTGAGATGACGCGCCGAGATTTCGGCCTCGCCCGCGAGATCGAGCTGGCTCATACGGCGGCGCTGCCGCCATTCGCGCAAATGGTCGCCGATGTGAACCGGCTGGCTGCGGTCGGCCTGTGCCGTGGATGCATGTGCGTTCATGAGCAAAAACCTAGCATGCGAATTTCAGAGCTTCCATTACCCCCGAGGTAATCGAAACCGACCCCGCACGGCGGCATCCTCAGTGGCAACAGGAGTTCGCCATGATTGCTCTCGTGATCTACCGCGCCGTCGCCGACCACGTCGTTCCCTTCGCCGTCACCCTGACCACGCGGATGCTGGCGCGCAGCCTCAACATGCCGGAGCCGCTGCTGCATTCGACCGGCGACTATGTGGTCGCGCGGGTCACGGCCTTCGAGCACGGCGTCGGCAGAAGCCTCTGTCCGTTCCGCCTCGCCCGCCTGCTCCGCGCCTGGTGGCGCGGACGGCATTGAGTTTCATCCAAGCCCACCCCCCAACCACGGAGACCTCAAATGATCGATGCATCCACCTTCCTGCGCCGCGCGCTGCTTGCCGATGCCATCTTCAGCGGCGTCGCCGCCCTCGGCTTCACTTTCGGCGCAAGCGCGTTCGCGACACTGTTCAACCTGCCGGAAGCGCTGCTGCGCGAGACCGGCCTGTTCCTGATTGCCTACGCCGCGCTGGTCGGCTGGTTGGCGTCGCGCGCTTCGGTGGCGAAGCCACTGGTGCTGCTGGTCGTGGTCGGCA encodes the following:
- a CDS encoding efflux RND transporter permease subunit, yielding MNLGLSGRLTKATIGSPLTPLFLLASLVVGLIAVVVIPREEEPQISVPMVDIRVNADGLRGPDAVELVTKPLEAIVKGIDGIEHVYSQTEDDRVMVTARFLVGTKAEDAILRVHEKIRANLDRIPVGIPEPSIVGRGINDVAVTVLTLSPKPEAAERWTDKDLFELADKLRSELMKVDNIGLTYISGGAAQQIRVEPDPEKLSLFGVTLQQLVAKVKDANRSFLAGQVRDAGIVRNVAAGQTLSGIPDIGLLLISTRDGRPVYVKDVASVVVGPNTLEHRVWNDARDAKGQWSRVPAVSLALAKRAGANAVVVSADIDHRLQGLKGRLIPDDVQVTVTRDYGETANEKANELLFHLALATVSIVILIAVAIGWREALVTFVVIPTTILLTMFAANLMGYTINRVSLFALIFSIGILVDDAIVVVENIARHWGMRDGRPRLQATIEAVAEVGNPTIVATLTVVAALLPMLFVSGLMGPYMAPIPANASAAMLFSFFVAMVVAPWLMLKLAPKGEMAAAHASHDEGRLGRIYRRFATPIVRSKRSAWIFLLGVGIATLLSMTLFATKSVTVKLLPFDNKSEIAVVVDLPEGASLEATERTLFGAAEIARQLPEATSLQSYAGTPAPFNFNGLVRHYYLRERPELGEVQVNLAARGERKRASHEIALELREKLKALDPPKGTSIKVVEVPPGPPVLSTLLAEVYGPDAATRRAVTAELKKVFAEVPFIVDIDDSIGEKRPRLRLSIDQDRLEFFGVEQRDVYDTIQALFGGISIGYSHRGEDRNPIEIAVHLGKRDLVWDEALASTPVPANTLPGSKTVVELGQVVKATMEQGSPTIFRRDGRFADMVMAELAGRFEAPLYGMLAVADRVDAHDWGKLPKPAISLHGQPTDESRPTLLWDGEWEITWVTFRDMGAAFGAAILGIYVLVVAQFRSFRLPLVILTPIPLTLIGILIGHWLLGAPFTATSMIGFIALAGIIVRNSILLVDFIRHSGADGKSLREVVLEAGAVRFKPILLTALAAMIGAATILLDPIFQGLAISLLFGLASSTLLTVLVIPAIYIALRAPREEASTTAKSSS
- the ccoG gene encoding cytochrome c oxidase accessory protein CcoG — protein: MTDDTFIEGPLYEKRRKVYPQSVHGPFRRIKWAILCVTLGVYYLLPFVRWNRGPGLPDQAVLIDLPHRRFYFFFIELWPQEVYYFTGLLILAAMMLFLMNAVAGRLWCGYLCPQTVWTDLFYAVERWVEGDRRERMQGDKRYWTFDHIRKVALKHFLWIMIAWWTGGAWVLYFDDAPTLVKELATFQAPFTAYLWIGILTATTYVFAGHAREQMCIYMCPWPRIQAALTDEWALNVTYRRDRGEPRMSVKKAEAARAHGDFAGDCVDCHQCINVCPTGVDIRHGIQLGCIQCGLCIDACDNVMSEIGRPKGLIGYDTDINMQRRREGKPPIYRIIRARTLVYTAAIAIVGTIMVYTLATRATMDVNVLHERNPLFVQLSDGGVRNDYTVRILNKGAERSFALKVSGLPGATVRVAGVEPGPDGNPVVQVGQDQTREVRMSVQVSPDRVPRAAIDIGVEITDVGSGERAEARDHFVPKE
- a CDS encoding ArsR/SmtB family transcription factor; the protein is MEQAADQASDLLKALSNRHRLLIICQLIDGEHSVGELAEFLGLRDSTVSQHLALLRKDGLVSARRDAQTIFYSIASEPAREILKTLYQVYCAPKSIRTKRTL
- a CDS encoding transglutaminase-like domain-containing protein; its protein translation is MKIRAGYDIAFKCLQDVPMILMLSVHPSRHGDLLSPHAIQTTPGVGTRDYLDAFGNVCTRLVAPSGLIEIRNDFVIEDSGVPEPAAPFAAQVQLQDLPDDALVYLLGSRYCDTQKLADLAWSTFGSIEGGGQRVQAICDYVHARIKFGYQFARGDRTASEGHAERIGVCRDFAHLAVTLCRCMNIPARYCTGYLGDIGVPPDPAPMDFSAWFEAYIGGRWYTFDARHNHPRVGRIVIARGRDAADVAISTAFGQAELVRFNVVTEELVGDSSVQLAPDIIMAPRAQSRLQRLMA
- a CDS encoding YgaP family membrane protein, whose product is MNVDKAVLAFAGFVVLLGLALGTYVNAYWYLLTAFAGLNMLQASFTGFCPAAIVFRKLGLSSGCAFS
- a CDS encoding efflux RND transporter periplasmic adaptor subunit, with translation MRLIGVLVVLAAGLGAGVARAETLTVTQHPVADEKAVFATVESISVVPARGRIGGTVVQLHVREGDRVTAGQAIATIGDEKLGLQMKSLDAQMEALQAQASQAQVDFTRIEGLVERGILPRVKLDEQRTALNVAENGLRAKTAERAVINEQLNQGQVLAPAGGRVLKRLITVGSVVLPGDPIVTVAQQNFKLRLRVPERHARSLKAGDKVRVDGAELGGEAGRWGVVDLVYPQIEEGRVIADATVEGLGEYFVGDRLRVWISGGKRSAFVIPAGYVKTRFGIDYVQLQKSGGVVDVPVQRGRELPTPALPDGLEILSGIRTGDQLVRP
- the trxC gene encoding thioredoxin TrxC; this translates as MSTTRQIVCGHCGRINRLPPERTPQGARCGACHQPMFAGQPIEVDEAAFDRHVARSDIPVLIDVWAPWCGPCRAMAPMFERAAQALEPGVRLLKLNSDNAPALSSRLNISGIPTLLLMHGGREIARHSGAMDTRSIVAWTETKLTRS
- a CDS encoding transglutaminase family protein codes for the protein MTTYAVHHRTIYRYRKPVKLGQHQLLFRPRDSYDQRLLDCRLVIRPEPAEVRWIHDVSGNCLTLVDFDTVSDQLQFDTTIELDHTPENTPDFRIEDYAREHPFAYADSELPDLEPYMRRHHPDDGAVEEWLAKFVAADGRRPTGQLLMTLNEAIAEGFSYQRRTMRGTQTPAETLELQQGTCRDFALLMMEAARALGFAARFITGYVYVADRDGPVRLGGGSTHAWCSIYVPGSGWVEFDPTNGIVGNRDLIRVGVARTPEQAIPLCGSYWGEPEDDLGMEVSVNVKTGLTSPADQPAALSSTRR
- a CDS encoding NAD(P)/FAD-dependent oxidoreductase, whose translation is MAEIVVIGAGLSGTLMAYELLPQLRKDDRLSVISQGAVYHFVPSNPWVAVGWRKREDIEIDLADIMKRKGVRLLTQGAKRVHPEENRIELGDGTSIDYDYLVVATGPELAFDEIPGLGPQGHTQSICHVDHATHAKDAFEKLAANPGPVVIGAVQGASCFGPAYEFLFILETELRRRKLRDRVPMTFVTSEPYIGHLGLDGVGDTKGLLESEMREKHIKWITNARVDNVAPGLMTVEEFSDNGTSRKAHELPFVYSMMLPAFRGVEAVRGIEKLTNPRGFVIVDEHQQNPAFPNVFAVGVCVAIAPVGATPVPVGVPKTGFMIESMVTATAMNIGALLRGKAPTAQPTWNAICLADFGDSGVAFLAQPQIPPRNVNWSSKGEWVHLAKVAFEKYFLRKMRRGESEPFYERFLLDRLNIAKIKEVRTGT